A single window of Pseudarthrobacter psychrotolerans DNA harbors:
- a CDS encoding bifunctional methylenetetrahydrofolate dehydrogenase/methenyltetrahydrofolate cyclohydrolase — protein sequence METGTAQILDGKATAAAIKAELTERVAVLKAKGVVPGLGTILVGSDPGSTWYVGGKHKDCTEVGITSIRRDLPEDTSQDELLAVIRELNGNSECTGYIVQLPLPKHINQDVILEAMDPEKDADGLHPMNLGRLVANVSGPMTSPLPCTPKGCVELLTRHGISLKGKRVLVVGRGVTIGRPVGLLLTRKDVNATVILAHTGTVDLAAELRQADVVIAAAGVPHMIKAADLKPGAIVLDVGVSRVDDGNGKAVVTGDVDPAAAGVAAWISPNPGGVGPMTRAMLLANVVETAERQAGLA from the coding sequence ATTGAAACGGGAACCGCACAGATTCTTGACGGCAAGGCTACCGCCGCTGCCATCAAGGCCGAGCTGACCGAACGCGTGGCCGTACTCAAGGCCAAGGGCGTCGTTCCCGGACTGGGCACCATTCTGGTGGGCTCCGACCCCGGAAGCACCTGGTACGTGGGCGGCAAGCACAAGGACTGCACCGAGGTGGGCATCACGTCCATCCGCCGCGACCTGCCCGAGGACACAAGCCAGGACGAACTCCTTGCCGTGATCCGTGAGCTGAACGGGAACTCGGAATGCACCGGCTACATCGTGCAGCTTCCCTTGCCCAAGCACATCAACCAGGACGTCATCCTGGAGGCCATGGATCCGGAAAAGGACGCCGACGGCCTGCACCCCATGAACCTGGGCCGCCTGGTGGCCAACGTCAGCGGACCCATGACTTCGCCGCTGCCGTGCACACCCAAGGGCTGCGTGGAGCTGCTCACCCGGCACGGCATCAGCCTCAAGGGCAAGCGCGTGCTGGTGGTGGGCCGCGGTGTGACCATCGGCCGTCCCGTCGGGCTGCTGCTGACCCGCAAGGATGTCAACGCCACGGTCATCCTGGCGCACACCGGCACCGTGGACCTGGCCGCCGAACTCCGCCAGGCCGACGTCGTGATCGCCGCTGCGGGAGTCCCGCACATGATCAAGGCGGCGGACCTGAAGCCGGGCGCAATAGTGCTCGACGTCGGCGTGAGCCGTGTGGACGATGGCAACGGCAAGGCGGTGGTCACCGGAGACGTGGACCCCGCCGCTGCCGGCGTCGCCGCGTGGATCTCCCCGAACCCGGGCGGTGTGGGGCCGATGACCCGCGCCATGCTGCTGGCCAACGTGGTGGAAACCGCGGAACGCCAGGCAGGGCTCGCCTAA
- the purU gene encoding formyltetrahydrofolate deformylase, with the protein MTEEQLNRAYVLTLSCPDRPGIVHAVAGALLVAGCNILDSQQYGSPATGNFFMRVEATTTASRAELQASLEPVVQSFGMQWSLNPVGQKVRTLLMASTSAHCLNDILFQQRSGTLPIEIPAIVSNHRDLAGLAEFYGIPFHHIPVTPDTKAQAEDKLRALMAEHDIELTVLARYMQIISDDLCADLTGKAINIHHSFLPSFKGAKPYHQAHARGVKLIGATAHYVTAALDEGPIIEQEVIRVDHARTPEQFVQMGRDVEGRTLTQAVQWHAEHRVLLDGNRTVVFN; encoded by the coding sequence GTGACTGAAGAGCAGCTGAACCGAGCTTACGTATTGACACTGTCCTGCCCGGACCGCCCCGGAATTGTCCACGCCGTGGCCGGAGCGCTGCTGGTGGCGGGCTGTAATATTTTGGACTCGCAGCAGTACGGCAGCCCCGCGACCGGCAACTTCTTTATGCGCGTGGAAGCGACGACGACGGCCTCCCGGGCAGAGCTCCAGGCCTCCCTTGAGCCGGTGGTCCAATCCTTCGGCATGCAGTGGAGCCTCAACCCCGTGGGCCAGAAAGTGCGCACCCTGCTGATGGCCAGCACATCCGCGCACTGCCTCAACGACATCCTGTTCCAGCAGCGCTCAGGCACCCTGCCCATCGAGATCCCCGCCATCGTCTCCAACCACCGTGACCTTGCCGGACTGGCCGAGTTCTACGGCATCCCGTTCCACCACATCCCCGTCACCCCTGACACCAAGGCCCAGGCGGAGGACAAGCTGCGTGCACTCATGGCGGAGCACGATATCGAACTGACCGTCCTGGCCCGCTACATGCAGATCATTTCGGATGACCTGTGTGCGGACCTTACCGGCAAGGCCATCAACATCCACCACTCGTTCCTGCCGTCCTTCAAGGGCGCCAAGCCCTACCACCAGGCCCACGCCCGCGGCGTCAAGCTGATCGGCGCCACCGCCCACTACGTCACCGCCGCCCTGGACGAGGGCCCCATCATCGAGCAGGAAGTCATCCGCGTGGACCATGCCCGCACTCCGGAGCAGTTTGTGCAGATGGGCCGGGACGTGGAAGGCCGCACGTTGACGCAGGCCGTCCAATGGCATGCCGAACACCGTGTGCTGCTGGACGGCAACCGGACAGTGGTCTTCAACTAA
- a CDS encoding exodeoxyribonuclease III, with amino-acid sequence MISALKKDHLRIASVNVNGLRAAYKNGMAAWLEPREVDILCLQEVRAPDAIVRQLLGDGWHILHAEAEAKGRAGVAIASREEPLETRSGIGDDYFATAGRWVEADFRVADAAGNPAQLTVASAYVHSGEVGTQKQVDKYRFLDVMSTRLPELSKHSDHAVVVGDLNVGHTERDIRNWKGNVKKAGFLPDERAYFDRFFGEDIGWKDVHRGLAGDVDGPYTWWSQRGQAFDNDTGWRIDYHMATPALAAAAFSAVVDRAPSWDTRFSDHAPLVVDYRL; translated from the coding sequence GTGATCTCGGCATTGAAGAAGGACCACCTTCGCATCGCATCAGTCAACGTCAACGGCCTCCGGGCTGCCTACAAGAACGGTATGGCGGCATGGCTGGAGCCCCGCGAGGTGGACATTCTCTGCCTCCAGGAAGTCCGGGCGCCTGACGCGATCGTGCGCCAGCTGCTCGGTGATGGCTGGCACATCCTGCACGCCGAAGCCGAGGCCAAAGGCCGCGCCGGCGTCGCCATTGCATCCCGGGAAGAGCCGCTGGAAACCCGCAGCGGCATCGGCGATGACTACTTCGCCACCGCCGGACGCTGGGTGGAGGCTGATTTCCGGGTGGCCGACGCCGCGGGAAACCCCGCGCAGCTGACCGTTGCCAGCGCCTACGTACACTCCGGTGAAGTGGGCACGCAGAAGCAAGTGGACAAGTACCGGTTCCTGGATGTCATGAGCACCCGCCTACCGGAACTGTCCAAGCACAGCGACCACGCAGTGGTGGTGGGCGACCTGAACGTGGGCCACACCGAGCGGGACATCAGGAACTGGAAAGGCAACGTCAAGAAGGCCGGCTTCCTGCCTGACGAGCGTGCCTATTTTGACCGCTTCTTCGGCGAGGATATCGGCTGGAAGGACGTCCACCGGGGCCTGGCGGGCGACGTCGACGGCCCATACACCTGGTGGTCACAGCGCGGCCAGGCGTTCGACAACGACACCGGCTGGCGCATCGACTACCACATGGCAACCCCGGCCCTCGCCGCCGCCGCGTTCTCAGCGGTGGTTGACCGGGCACCCTCGTGGGACACCCGCTTCTCTGACCATGCCCCGCTGGTAGTGGACTACCGGCTCTAA
- a CDS encoding gamma carbonic anhydrase family protein — protein sequence MAPLHTFAGNTPAVHESAFVAPTASIIGKATLAEDSSAFYGVSVRADTAAISVGAGSNLQDNVVLHADPGFPCTVGAGVSVGHAAVVHGCTVEDDCLIGMGATVLNGAVIGTGSLVAAGAVVLEGTVVPPRSLVAGVPAKVRRELTDEEFDGVKQNAARYVELARAHRDLHG from the coding sequence ATGGCTCCCCTTCATACTTTCGCCGGCAACACTCCGGCCGTCCACGAATCCGCCTTTGTCGCCCCGACGGCGTCGATCATCGGCAAGGCCACGCTCGCTGAGGATTCGAGCGCCTTCTATGGCGTGTCGGTCCGGGCGGACACGGCCGCCATCAGCGTCGGCGCCGGCAGCAACCTGCAGGACAACGTGGTGCTGCACGCCGATCCCGGCTTCCCCTGCACCGTCGGGGCAGGGGTCAGCGTGGGGCATGCCGCCGTCGTCCATGGCTGCACGGTGGAGGACGACTGCCTGATCGGCATGGGCGCCACCGTTCTGAACGGTGCGGTGATCGGCACCGGCTCCCTCGTGGCCGCCGGCGCTGTTGTCCTGGAAGGGACCGTTGTGCCGCCCCGCTCACTGGTGGCGGGTGTCCCCGCCAAGGTACGGCGGGAACTCACCGATGAGGAGTTCGACGGCGTGAAGCAGAACGCCGCCCGCTACGTCGAACTGGCCCGCGCGCACCGTGACCTGCACGGCTAG
- a CDS encoding NAD(P)/FAD-dependent oxidoreductase, which produces MTVATELPASDPSSTQAGPITMLNPDFPFSYDHYLAHPAGLGSVPPELYGTEVAVVGAGLSGLVTAYELMKLGLRPVVYEADQIGGRLRTAGFPSAPGVVADLGGMRFPVSGRAFYHYVDLLGLETQDFPNPLAPVTSSTVIELAGQKYYAETAQDLPPFFREVADAWKAAVNDGAKFVEMQEAIRARDTGRIKELWNGLLPLMDEQTFYGFIAGSESFKEAGFAHREAFGQVGFGTGGWDTDFPNSILEILRVVYTDADDQHRLISGGAQRLPEALWQHAPSGMAHWPDGTSLASLHSGSPRGAVGSISRDADGGLRIRERWSREASYAAVVTTCQSWLLSTRIHTEEALFPAELWTAIERSHYMQSSKTFVMVDRPFWKDVDPDTGREVLSMTLTDRLNRATYLLDDGPDKPAVILLSYTWNDDALKWLALDADERVELMLHSLEQIYPGVDIASHIVGQPITVSWEADPNFMGAFKANLPGHYRYQQRLFTHFKQDKLPDTQRGIFLAGDDVSFTAGWAEGAVTTGLNAVWGVVNHLGGSSAPGNPGPGELLDAIGPIPLD; this is translated from the coding sequence ATGACCGTCGCCACCGAACTCCCGGCTTCCGACCCGTCCAGCACCCAGGCCGGCCCCATCACCATGCTGAACCCCGATTTTCCGTTCAGCTACGACCACTACCTCGCCCACCCGGCAGGGCTCGGTTCCGTTCCGCCGGAGCTTTACGGCACCGAGGTGGCCGTTGTGGGGGCGGGCCTTTCGGGCCTCGTCACGGCGTACGAACTGATGAAGCTGGGCCTGCGCCCTGTCGTCTACGAAGCGGACCAGATCGGCGGCCGCCTGCGGACGGCCGGTTTCCCGTCCGCTCCCGGCGTGGTGGCCGATCTTGGCGGCATGCGGTTCCCCGTGTCCGGCAGGGCGTTCTACCACTACGTGGACCTGCTGGGGCTGGAAACCCAGGATTTCCCCAACCCGCTGGCACCCGTTACGTCGAGCACCGTGATCGAACTGGCGGGCCAGAAGTACTACGCCGAGACCGCCCAAGACCTGCCGCCGTTCTTCCGCGAGGTGGCCGATGCCTGGAAGGCCGCGGTGAACGACGGCGCGAAGTTCGTCGAAATGCAGGAGGCCATCCGGGCCCGCGACACGGGCCGGATCAAGGAGCTCTGGAACGGGCTGCTGCCGCTCATGGACGAGCAGACCTTCTACGGGTTCATTGCCGGGAGCGAGTCATTCAAGGAAGCCGGCTTTGCGCACCGTGAGGCCTTTGGCCAGGTGGGTTTCGGCACCGGCGGCTGGGACACCGACTTTCCCAACTCCATCCTGGAAATCCTTCGTGTGGTCTACACGGACGCCGATGACCAGCACCGGCTCATCAGCGGGGGAGCGCAACGGCTGCCCGAGGCACTGTGGCAGCACGCGCCGTCGGGCATGGCCCACTGGCCGGACGGAACGTCCCTGGCGTCCCTCCACTCCGGCTCGCCCCGCGGGGCCGTGGGCAGCATCAGCCGCGATGCCGACGGCGGCCTCCGGATCCGGGAGCGCTGGAGCCGCGAGGCCAGCTACGCGGCCGTGGTGACGACGTGCCAGTCCTGGCTGCTGTCCACGCGCATCCACACTGAGGAGGCGCTGTTCCCGGCAGAACTGTGGACCGCGATCGAGCGCTCACACTACATGCAGTCGTCCAAGACGTTTGTGATGGTGGACCGTCCGTTCTGGAAGGACGTGGATCCGGACACCGGCCGTGAAGTCCTGTCCATGACCCTGACGGACCGGCTGAACAGGGCCACCTACCTCCTGGACGACGGCCCGGACAAGCCCGCCGTGATCCTGCTGTCCTACACCTGGAACGATGACGCGCTCAAATGGCTGGCGCTGGACGCCGACGAACGCGTTGAGCTGATGCTGCACTCGCTGGAGCAGATCTACCCGGGCGTGGACATCGCCAGCCACATCGTGGGCCAGCCCATCACCGTCTCCTGGGAAGCCGATCCCAACTTCATGGGTGCCTTCAAAGCGAACCTGCCGGGGCACTACCGGTACCAGCAGCGGCTGTTCACGCACTTCAAGCAGGACAAGTTGCCCGATACCCAGCGCGGAATCTTCCTCGCAGGTGATGATGTGTCCTTCACCGCGGGCTGGGCCGAGGGCGCCGTGACCACCGGCCTGAATGCCGTGTGGGGAGTGGTGAACCACCTGGGCGGTTCATCGGCACCGGGCAACCCCGGTCCGGGCGAACTCCTGGACGCTATCGGGCCCATCCCGCTGGATTAA
- the trpS gene encoding tryptophan--tRNA ligase, whose product MTSPISPVTKKRILSGAKPTADSLHLGNYIGAVRNWVDMQAEYDAVFFIPDLHAITVDFDPAELAKRTRVVAAQYIAAGIDPDKSIFFVQSHVPEHAQLAWALNCITGFGEASRMTQFKDKTQKSGADAATLGLFAYPTLMAADILLYQTDLVPVGEDQRQHLELTRNLAQRFNTRYGHTFTVPEATILKASAKIYDLQNPSAKMSKTGESPNGSIQLLEDPKLAAKRIKSAVTDTGSEVRFDAEAKPGISNLLTIYSTLTGKSVAELEAEYEGKMYGHLKVDLAEVMVDFITPLRNRTNELMADPAELDRLLAQGAERAREIAAVTLGQVYERMGFLPSLSLAGVR is encoded by the coding sequence ATGACTAGCCCGATTTCCCCGGTGACCAAGAAACGCATCCTCTCAGGTGCCAAGCCCACGGCCGACTCCCTGCACCTGGGCAACTACATTGGCGCTGTCCGCAACTGGGTGGACATGCAGGCCGAATATGATGCCGTCTTCTTCATCCCGGACCTGCACGCCATCACGGTGGACTTCGATCCCGCCGAGCTCGCCAAGCGCACCCGCGTGGTGGCCGCACAGTACATAGCCGCCGGCATCGACCCGGACAAAAGCATCTTCTTTGTGCAGTCCCATGTCCCCGAGCACGCCCAGCTGGCCTGGGCCCTGAACTGCATCACCGGCTTCGGCGAGGCGTCCCGGATGACACAGTTCAAGGACAAGACGCAGAAGTCGGGCGCGGACGCGGCAACGCTTGGCCTGTTCGCCTACCCCACGCTGATGGCAGCGGACATCCTGCTGTACCAGACGGACCTCGTGCCGGTGGGCGAGGACCAGAGGCAGCACCTGGAACTCACCCGGAACCTGGCCCAGCGCTTCAACACCCGCTACGGCCACACTTTCACCGTGCCGGAAGCTACCATCCTCAAGGCCAGCGCCAAGATCTACGACCTGCAGAACCCCAGCGCCAAGATGTCCAAGACGGGCGAGTCCCCCAACGGTTCCATCCAGCTGCTGGAGGACCCCAAGCTCGCCGCGAAGCGCATCAAATCCGCAGTCACGGACACCGGATCCGAAGTCCGCTTCGACGCCGAAGCCAAGCCCGGGATCTCCAACCTCCTCACCATCTACTCCACGCTCACCGGGAAGTCCGTCGCTGAGCTGGAGGCGGAGTACGAGGGCAAGATGTACGGCCACCTGAAAGTGGACCTTGCGGAGGTCATGGTGGACTTCATCACGCCGCTGCGGAACCGCACCAATGAACTGATGGCGGACCCGGCCGAGCTGGACCGGCTGTTGGCCCAGGGCGCCGAGCGGGCCAGGGAAATCGCCGCAGTGACCCTCGGCCAGGTCTATGAGCGCATGGGCTTCCTGCCGTCCCTCAGCCTCGCAGGCGTCCGCTAG
- the glyA gene encoding serine hydroxymethyltransferase, protein MTTTATTTAAVSNQSLAELDPEIAAVLNQELGRQRGTLEMIASENFAPRAVMEAQGSVLTNKYAEGYPGRRYYGGCEYVDIAEQLAIDRVKALFGAEYANVQPHSGAQANAAALSAMITPGDKILGLSLSHGGHLTHGMKLNFSGKLYNVAAYQVEPDNFRVDMDKLREQAIAEKPQVIIAGWSAYPRHLDFAAFRSIADEVGALLWTDMAHFAGLVAAGLHPSPVPYSDVVTSTVHKTLAGPRSGVILAKQEWAKKINSNVFPGQQGGPLMHVIAAKAVAFKIAGTEEFKERQERVLEGAKIIADRLNQADVAEAGVSVLTGGTDVHLVLVDLRNSQLDGQQAEDLLHSVGITVNRNAVPFDPRPPMVTSGLRIGTPALATRGFGAAEFTEVAEIIATALKAGTATDVEALQSRVDKLAADFPLYPQHEQW, encoded by the coding sequence GTGACCACTACCGCCACCACCACAGCCGCCGTCAGCAACCAGTCGCTGGCCGAGCTTGACCCCGAAATCGCAGCAGTCCTCAACCAGGAACTTGGCCGCCAGCGCGGCACCCTGGAAATGATCGCCTCCGAAAACTTCGCCCCGCGCGCCGTGATGGAAGCCCAGGGCTCGGTCCTGACCAACAAGTACGCCGAGGGTTACCCGGGCCGCCGCTACTACGGTGGCTGCGAATACGTTGATATCGCGGAGCAGTTGGCCATCGACCGCGTCAAGGCACTGTTCGGTGCCGAATACGCCAACGTCCAGCCGCACTCCGGTGCCCAGGCCAACGCCGCAGCACTGTCCGCCATGATCACCCCCGGCGACAAGATCCTGGGCCTGTCTCTGTCCCACGGCGGCCACCTGACCCACGGCATGAAGCTCAACTTCTCCGGCAAGCTCTACAACGTCGCTGCCTACCAGGTGGAGCCGGACAACTTCCGCGTGGACATGGACAAGCTGCGCGAGCAGGCCATCGCCGAGAAGCCCCAGGTCATCATCGCCGGCTGGTCCGCCTACCCGCGCCACCTGGACTTCGCAGCTTTCCGCTCCATCGCCGATGAAGTGGGCGCGCTGCTCTGGACCGACATGGCACACTTCGCCGGACTGGTTGCTGCGGGCCTGCACCCGAGCCCGGTGCCGTACTCCGACGTCGTCACCTCCACCGTGCACAAGACGCTCGCCGGCCCCCGTTCCGGTGTGATCCTGGCCAAGCAGGAGTGGGCCAAGAAGATCAACTCCAACGTCTTCCCGGGCCAGCAGGGCGGCCCGCTCATGCACGTCATCGCGGCCAAGGCCGTGGCCTTCAAGATCGCCGGCACCGAGGAATTCAAGGAGCGCCAGGAGCGTGTCCTCGAAGGCGCCAAGATCATTGCCGACCGCCTCAACCAGGCCGACGTCGCCGAAGCCGGCGTCTCCGTCCTGACCGGCGGCACGGACGTGCACCTGGTCCTGGTGGACCTGCGCAACTCCCAGCTGGACGGCCAGCAGGCCGAGGACCTCCTGCACTCCGTGGGCATCACCGTGAACCGCAATGCGGTCCCGTTCGACCCGCGGCCGCCGATGGTCACCTCGGGCCTGCGTATCGGCACCCCGGCCCTGGCCACCCGTGGCTTCGGTGCTGCCGAGTTCACCGAGGTGGCGGAGATCATCGCCACCGCGCTGAAGGCCGGCACCGCCACGGACGTCGAGGCGCTGCAGTCCCGCGTGGACAAGCTCGCCGCCGATTTCCCGCTGTACCCGCAGCACGAGCAGTGGTAA
- a CDS encoding class I SAM-dependent methyltransferase: MDTAGAGIEEHGSEQRLAEFYNRRAASRWDHPLAPRRVEQRERFIALLKSEGRHNVLEIGSGMGLDGLQFVRAGIHYIGVDLSEEHVRHASSKGLDVSVASARQLPFADGTFPAVWTMSTLLHIPATDIDSVLRELVRVTAPGGPIAVGLWSGEDDEVLNPEDDVEPRRFFSRRSDATVRQVFGRHGAIEDFVTWPEGAGEESGPGAGNWTQHYQFLILRTLA, translated from the coding sequence ATGGACACAGCTGGAGCTGGGATAGAGGAACACGGCAGCGAGCAGCGTCTTGCCGAGTTCTACAACCGCCGCGCCGCGTCCCGCTGGGACCATCCGCTGGCACCCCGTCGCGTGGAACAGCGTGAGCGATTCATTGCGCTGCTTAAGTCCGAGGGCCGCCACAACGTACTGGAGATCGGCTCCGGCATGGGGCTCGATGGCCTGCAGTTTGTCCGGGCAGGCATCCATTACATCGGCGTGGACCTCTCCGAGGAGCACGTCCGTCACGCCAGCTCCAAGGGTCTGGACGTCTCCGTGGCCAGCGCCCGGCAACTGCCCTTCGCGGACGGAACCTTTCCGGCGGTCTGGACCATGAGTACGCTCCTGCACATCCCCGCCACTGATATCGACAGCGTCCTGCGCGAGCTGGTGCGCGTTACCGCACCTGGCGGGCCCATCGCCGTCGGCCTCTGGTCCGGTGAGGATGATGAGGTCCTGAACCCCGAGGACGACGTCGAACCCCGCCGGTTCTTCAGCCGGCGCAGCGACGCTACGGTGCGGCAGGTCTTTGGCCGGCATGGCGCCATCGAGGACTTTGTCACCTGGCCGGAAGGCGCCGGCGAGGAATCCGGTCCGGGCGCCGGGAACTGGACGCAGCACTACCAGTTCCTGATTCTCCGCACCCTTGCCTAA
- a CDS encoding PucR family transcriptional regulator, whose amino-acid sequence MHHARAVPKTPVGGPSVQSDTAEHLDAVTLGQFLAALPKDLTVLHDAGNAGAPLRWVEPSELEDPTPYLLDGEFVLTAGLPFLDDGGTKERAEGYVRRLVGAGVAALGFGLEPYFDAVPDHVLSACRTHQLTLVQIPSSVPFAAIGMEFSQLLESGNARVFRQLADTNRQLMRAVLSARPEHELLSALAQRVPVWAQLFGADGRVRARAAAAGTGGASPAAAVEPSALQPMLKRLLAGIGPRVETESFPANGPALMFGHPLRSTKDATLGALILGTDKPLTPAQNSVVSSVVGLLELLVRQRTSGSLAPSQLATALLLHPESLAAGSTRQLNVLRDLLAQSVSGTRSGALRAVLGVRADASAPASADGPVRELLQWRRLFDTKMVELTDYGFAAVTRFKVDDTLLHEVEELGWRLVVGDPTEMAGLPAAYQRAASLRSRVQASGESVRVDDVTWSVAGLLGRSAGTMLAARLLEPVLAQEPDRRSSQLGVLKSWLGENGNWDATAKVLGMHRNSVRRQINALAELLAMDLGSAQVRAELWIALQYVDGLEDGVPQMPQDR is encoded by the coding sequence ATGCACCACGCGCGGGCAGTGCCGAAGACGCCGGTCGGGGGTCCCTCCGTGCAATCTGACACCGCGGAGCACCTCGATGCCGTAACCCTTGGCCAGTTTCTGGCAGCACTCCCCAAGGACCTCACCGTCCTGCACGACGCCGGCAACGCCGGCGCACCACTGCGCTGGGTGGAGCCCAGCGAACTGGAAGATCCCACGCCCTACCTGCTGGACGGGGAGTTCGTCCTCACGGCGGGACTGCCATTCCTGGACGACGGCGGAACGAAGGAGCGGGCAGAAGGCTACGTCCGGCGGCTGGTCGGCGCTGGCGTCGCGGCCTTGGGTTTCGGCCTGGAGCCCTACTTCGATGCTGTCCCCGACCACGTGCTGTCGGCCTGCCGGACGCATCAGCTCACTCTGGTCCAGATCCCCAGCAGCGTCCCCTTCGCCGCCATCGGCATGGAGTTCTCCCAGCTCCTGGAATCCGGCAACGCCCGGGTCTTCCGTCAACTGGCGGATACCAACCGGCAACTGATGCGGGCGGTGCTGTCGGCCAGGCCCGAGCACGAACTCCTGTCGGCGCTGGCACAGCGGGTTCCGGTATGGGCCCAGCTTTTCGGGGCGGACGGCCGGGTGCGTGCCCGAGCGGCAGCGGCCGGGACCGGCGGGGCCAGCCCTGCGGCCGCCGTCGAGCCTTCCGCCCTTCAGCCCATGCTGAAGCGGCTGCTGGCCGGCATCGGCCCGCGCGTGGAGACGGAGTCGTTTCCGGCGAACGGCCCGGCCCTGATGTTCGGCCATCCGCTCCGGAGCACCAAGGACGCCACCCTCGGGGCACTGATTTTGGGCACGGACAAGCCGCTGACCCCGGCTCAGAACAGCGTGGTGTCCTCGGTGGTGGGGCTGCTGGAACTGCTGGTGCGCCAGCGCACCAGCGGCTCGCTCGCCCCCAGCCAGCTGGCAACAGCCCTCCTGCTCCACCCGGAAAGCCTGGCCGCCGGCTCAACCCGGCAGCTGAACGTCCTCAGGGACCTCCTGGCACAAAGCGTTTCCGGGACCCGGTCCGGGGCCCTCCGGGCGGTTCTGGGCGTACGTGCCGACGCGTCGGCGCCCGCGTCGGCGGATGGCCCGGTCAGGGAGTTGCTGCAGTGGCGCAGGCTGTTCGACACGAAGATGGTGGAATTGACGGACTACGGGTTTGCCGCCGTCACCCGGTTCAAGGTGGACGACACGCTGTTGCATGAGGTGGAGGAACTGGGCTGGCGTCTGGTGGTGGGCGATCCCACCGAAATGGCCGGCCTTCCTGCCGCCTACCAGCGCGCGGCGTCGCTGCGGTCCCGCGTCCAGGCAAGCGGAGAAAGTGTGCGCGTGGACGACGTCACATGGTCAGTCGCGGGGCTGTTGGGCCGCAGCGCCGGCACCATGCTTGCCGCCCGGCTGCTGGAACCGGTCCTGGCGCAGGAGCCTGACCGCCGCAGCTCCCAGCTCGGTGTCCTGAAGTCCTGGCTGGGCGAAAACGGCAACTGGGATGCCACTGCCAAAGTCCTGGGGATGCACCGGAACAGCGTGCGGCGCCAGATCAATGCACTGGCCGAGCTGCTGGCCATGGACCTTGGTTCCGCCCAGGTGCGGGCTGAACTATGGATTGCACTGCAGTACGTGGACGGCCTGGAGGACGGGGTGCCTCAGATGCCCCAGGACCGGTAG
- a CDS encoding 2'-5' RNA ligase family protein, whose protein sequence is MSAASNVSEGMSVGVILGFPPAIAEELQRWRASFGDPMAGVVPAHITLVTTTTTQDWAATQAHVREVAQRQVPFMVTIAGTGTFRPVSPVVYINVEDGFESCVELHEKLQTGPLQRELPFSYHPHVTIAHDVAPESLDEAETVLESYRATFPVVSMGLYEHDADGIWQLREELDFGTETDHDGGSFAADADANGATAPH, encoded by the coding sequence ATGTCGGCCGCCAGCAATGTCAGTGAAGGAATGAGTGTAGGCGTCATTCTGGGCTTCCCCCCTGCCATCGCCGAGGAACTTCAACGGTGGCGTGCCTCCTTCGGGGACCCCATGGCGGGGGTGGTGCCCGCACACATCACGCTGGTCACCACCACAACCACGCAGGACTGGGCAGCCACCCAGGCGCACGTCCGCGAAGTGGCGCAGCGGCAGGTCCCGTTCATGGTCACCATTGCCGGGACCGGAACGTTCCGGCCGGTATCCCCGGTGGTTTACATCAACGTGGAAGACGGGTTCGAGTCCTGCGTGGAGCTCCACGAAAAACTCCAGACGGGCCCGCTGCAACGCGAGTTGCCGTTCTCGTACCACCCGCATGTCACGATCGCCCACGATGTTGCGCCCGAAAGCCTGGACGAAGCCGAAACGGTGCTTGAAAGTTACCGGGCAACCTTCCCGGTGGTTAGCATGGGACTCTACGAGCATGATGCCGACGGCATTTGGCAGCTACGGGAAGAGTTGGACTTTGGGACCGAAACTGACCACGACGGCGGGTCCTTCGCCGCGGACGCCGACGCAAACGGAGCCACCGCTCCCCACTGA